One genomic window of Marinobacter adhaerens HP15 includes the following:
- a CDS encoding TRAP transporter large permease subunit, giving the protein MSKGGFHRSGLEWFSSLPACLLLLAVVIFSTSSDIHNQMLRGGEQLWSGYYKLRMDPVQPTCDPTRDIDAAVAEEMAADAETDDPMAALLGAEEKDPADVRLAIERAVADCREAHQNFENLSEQLTPGVKAYRAIELFIADLIAFGLESQRFILVILVMLCAVTATLTRHHIAMRAMETRLDYTVSHTLQTIANAMLLGSSAIFRQSSLGSDTAVSSEELLLHNFWIIGFACLTLASLYRLFRVPDDLEEGGSLNKAFLAVPLYTVMCLISGTYFALIGHASGIGIYLGKMMELSDMFLNVGLYVWVGMMLKQTRLATLVFNVFRPWRMPPEMLAVVAVLVAAVPTAYTGASGIFVIAAGAVIYSELRAAGARRHLALAATAMSGSLGVVLRPCLLVVVIAYLNREVTTDELFGWGIWVFVLTATMFAIVALSVNRQSEFNLAPSAEAFPAMTQALKPLIPYVLVIAAVVLFYRLALDVSMDEFSAPRLLPVIMLAILVYEHVSLKNRSGKASGEINHQGLERSLRGATNDTTAEIGALLLLLGLSVSIGGVIERAHLMEAFPQSFDSAWSAMLLMVVILVILGMIMDAFGAVILVTATVATIAYSSGIHPIHFWMVTLVAFELGYLSPPVALNHLLTRQVVGEAEVLAAQQETGTFYQRHERIIMPLIAMGISLVLVAFIPLIFYA; this is encoded by the coding sequence ATGTCGAAGGGCGGTTTTCATCGTAGCGGGCTGGAGTGGTTTTCATCGCTGCCCGCCTGTCTGTTATTGCTTGCAGTGGTCATTTTCTCCACGAGCAGCGACATCCACAACCAGATGCTTCGGGGCGGTGAACAGCTCTGGAGTGGCTATTACAAGTTGCGGATGGATCCGGTTCAGCCCACCTGCGACCCGACTCGGGATATCGACGCGGCGGTTGCTGAAGAAATGGCGGCGGATGCCGAGACGGATGACCCGATGGCCGCGTTGCTGGGGGCCGAGGAAAAAGACCCGGCTGACGTCCGGCTTGCCATCGAACGAGCGGTTGCTGACTGCCGCGAGGCCCACCAGAATTTCGAAAATCTCAGTGAACAGCTGACACCAGGGGTGAAAGCCTATCGGGCCATCGAACTTTTTATTGCTGACCTGATCGCCTTTGGCCTGGAGTCACAGCGTTTCATCCTCGTGATCCTTGTCATGCTGTGTGCGGTCACGGCGACCCTCACTCGTCATCATATCGCCATGCGTGCCATGGAAACACGGCTGGATTACACGGTCTCCCATACTCTTCAAACCATCGCCAATGCCATGCTGTTGGGGTCGAGCGCAATCTTTCGCCAGTCCAGCCTGGGTTCAGACACGGCGGTCTCGTCCGAAGAGTTGTTGCTGCACAATTTCTGGATTATCGGTTTCGCCTGCCTCACGCTGGCCAGCCTCTACCGGCTGTTCCGGGTGCCTGATGATCTTGAGGAGGGCGGCAGCCTGAACAAGGCCTTCCTGGCCGTTCCGCTCTATACCGTGATGTGTCTGATCTCCGGCACCTATTTTGCGCTGATCGGACACGCGTCGGGGATCGGTATCTATCTCGGCAAGATGATGGAGCTGTCCGACATGTTTTTGAATGTCGGTCTGTATGTGTGGGTGGGCATGATGCTCAAGCAGACCCGCCTGGCCACCCTGGTGTTCAATGTCTTCCGGCCCTGGCGCATGCCACCGGAAATGCTGGCGGTTGTAGCGGTTCTGGTGGCGGCCGTGCCAACGGCCTACACCGGCGCTTCCGGCATTTTCGTGATCGCGGCCGGCGCAGTGATATACAGTGAGCTGCGTGCCGCCGGTGCCCGGCGGCATCTGGCCCTGGCGGCGACCGCTATGTCCGGTTCCCTGGGCGTGGTTTTGCGCCCCTGCCTGCTGGTGGTTGTCATTGCTTACCTGAACCGGGAAGTCACCACTGATGAGCTGTTTGGCTGGGGCATCTGGGTGTTCGTGCTGACCGCCACCATGTTCGCGATCGTGGCCCTCAGTGTGAACCGACAGAGTGAATTCAACCTGGCGCCCTCTGCTGAAGCCTTCCCGGCCATGACGCAGGCGCTCAAACCCCTGATTCCCTACGTTCTGGTCATCGCTGCCGTGGTGCTGTTTTACCGGCTGGCGCTGGACGTGAGCATGGATGAATTCTCGGCGCCAAGGCTGCTGCCGGTGATCATGCTGGCAATCCTTGTGTACGAGCATGTCAGCCTGAAAAACCGGTCAGGAAAAGCCTCGGGAGAGATCAATCATCAGGGCCTGGAGCGAAGTCTCCGCGGCGCCACAAACGATACGACGGCGGAAATTGGCGCGCTGCTGCTGTTGCTGGGGCTGTCGGTCAGCATCGGTGGTGTGATCGAGCGGGCCCACCTGATGGAGGCGTTCCCGCAGTCGTTCGACAGTGCCTGGTCGGCCATGCTGCTGATGGTGGTAATCCTGGTGATCCTGGGCATGATCATGGACGCATTCGGTGCCGTGATCCTGGTGACCGCCACGGTTGCCACGATTGCCTATTCCAGCGGAATTCATCCGATCCATTTCTGGATGGTGACCCTGGTGGCATTTGAACTCGGCTACCTGAGCCCGCCGGTAGCCCTGAACCATCTGCTGACCCGGCAGGTGGTTGGAGAGGCGGAAGTGCTGGCGGCGCAACAGGAAACGGGGACTTTTTATCAGCGCCATGAGCGTATCATTATGCCGCTGATTGCCATGGGGATTTCGCTGGTTCTGGTGGCCTTCATACCCCTTATCTTTTACGCCTGA
- a CDS encoding HU family DNA-binding protein: protein MRKPELAAAIADRTGLTREKASEVITAFTDQVSAAASRGEDVTLIGFGTFNIRSREARDGRNPQTGETIRIPASKTVGFKAGKALKDEIR, encoded by the coding sequence ATGCGCAAACCTGAACTCGCCGCGGCCATTGCCGACCGCACCGGGCTGACCCGGGAAAAGGCCAGCGAAGTGATTACCGCATTTACCGACCAGGTATCGGCCGCCGCCTCCCGTGGCGAGGATGTCACCCTGATCGGCTTTGGCACTTTCAACATCCGCAGCCGCGAAGCGCGTGATGGACGAAACCCGCAAACCGGCGAGACCATTCGCATCCCTGCCAGCAAAACCGTAGGCTTCAAGGCCGGCAAGGCTCTCAAAGACGAAATCCGCTAG
- a CDS encoding putative solute-binding protein, which translates to MGQAQAQNEPLERSFCVFDPVGANGPLFAITKTFQPVALKNGIKLDLRAYTDEKVAAEDFKAGQCDAVLLTGTRAREFNKFTGSLEAMGAVPGEEEMRLLYNTLSQPKARRFLIDGPYEVAGVFPGGAIYLHTRDRNIDSVEKLQGKRIATLDYDQASVRMVRHVGASVVGSNSANFAGKFNNGSVDLAYAPAVAYTPLELYKGVQPNGAVVKYALGYMNFQVIIHRDRFPDSAGQMVRDQAIKRIDEAYEIIAQAEAEIPEDVWMQLPQEDTAEYDKMLRKVRLSLLEDGVYDERAIKLMKAIRCRVDATRSECASVAGT; encoded by the coding sequence ATGGGGCAGGCACAGGCGCAGAACGAGCCTCTGGAACGCAGCTTTTGCGTTTTTGACCCGGTTGGTGCCAATGGTCCCCTGTTTGCCATCACCAAAACCTTCCAGCCGGTTGCTCTGAAAAACGGCATCAAGCTGGACCTTCGCGCCTACACCGATGAGAAGGTGGCCGCCGAGGACTTCAAGGCGGGCCAGTGCGACGCAGTGCTGCTCACCGGCACCCGGGCCCGGGAATTCAACAAGTTCACGGGCAGTCTTGAAGCCATGGGCGCAGTGCCCGGCGAAGAGGAAATGCGGCTGCTGTACAACACCCTCAGCCAGCCCAAAGCCCGGCGGTTCCTGATTGATGGTCCCTACGAGGTTGCCGGTGTATTCCCCGGGGGCGCCATTTACCTACACACCCGGGACCGCAACATCGATTCTGTTGAGAAACTGCAGGGCAAACGGATTGCAACCCTCGATTACGATCAGGCATCCGTGCGGATGGTTCGCCATGTGGGGGCATCTGTGGTGGGGTCCAATTCCGCCAACTTTGCCGGCAAGTTCAACAACGGTAGCGTGGACCTGGCCTATGCTCCGGCCGTCGCCTACACACCACTGGAACTTTACAAGGGCGTTCAGCCCAACGGTGCGGTGGTCAAATATGCCCTCGGGTATATGAATTTCCAGGTAATCATCCATCGTGACCGGTTCCCGGATTCCGCCGGCCAGATGGTGCGTGACCAGGCCATCAAACGCATAGACGAGGCCTACGAGATTATTGCCCAGGCAGAGGCTGAAATTCCGGAAGACGTCTGGATGCAGCTGCCCCAGGAAGACACCGCTGAATACGACAAGATGCTGCGCAAGGTGCGTCTCTCGTTGCTGGAGGACGGTGTATACGATGAGCGGGCTATCAAGTTGATGAAAGCGATTCGGTGCCGGGTAGATGCCACTCGCTCTGAGTGTGCTTCCGTCGCCGGAACCTGA
- a CDS encoding dihydroorotase: MSSVNTSGTSLKITGGRLFDGQGPEQQNTALLIRDGRIAAMGEAAARAQADETISAENAVITPGFVDLCCNLREPGNGQKGNIASETLAAAHGGFTTVCASPETSPVNDSSAVTHLIRDGAASRSPIRVLPIGAITRGLEGDLLSDMAGLASAGCVAVGNGSRGVRNARILRRCMAYAQTFGLTVMFSPENQALAADGYAHDGLVTSRLGLLGIPEVAETAAVMEMLLLAEETGVRLHLSQLSCGRSVEMLAEARRRGIAVTADVAMHQLVFTEEALAGFDSRFHVRPPLRGEGDRKALIAGVRDGVIDAIVSQHQPHDTAAKQAPMAATEPGLSSIESVLSLGLELVEMNELALPDLIRALTNGPASALGRTARLAEGEIADVCVFDPDAFWTPNSKTLVSAGRHAPVTDRELPGVVRLTLSEGRKAWPKPAI; this comes from the coding sequence ATGAGCAGTGTCAACACATCCGGAACCAGCCTGAAGATTACCGGAGGCCGACTGTTCGATGGTCAGGGCCCGGAGCAGCAGAATACCGCGCTGCTGATTCGGGATGGCCGTATTGCCGCAATGGGCGAAGCTGCCGCCCGGGCACAGGCCGACGAGACAATCAGCGCCGAGAACGCTGTCATAACGCCGGGGTTTGTCGATCTTTGCTGTAACCTCCGTGAGCCGGGCAATGGTCAGAAAGGCAATATTGCCTCGGAAACGCTCGCAGCGGCTCATGGCGGTTTCACGACGGTCTGCGCTTCGCCGGAAACCTCGCCGGTGAACGATTCCAGTGCCGTCACCCACCTGATCCGGGACGGCGCCGCCAGCAGGTCGCCGATCCGGGTGTTGCCCATTGGTGCCATCACCCGGGGTCTGGAGGGTGATTTGCTCAGCGACATGGCGGGCCTGGCCTCGGCGGGTTGTGTCGCTGTGGGTAATGGCTCCCGGGGCGTGCGCAACGCCCGCATCTTGCGCCGCTGCATGGCCTACGCCCAGACCTTTGGTTTGACGGTGATGTTCAGTCCCGAGAACCAGGCCCTGGCTGCCGACGGCTACGCCCACGATGGCCTGGTAACATCTCGCCTGGGCCTGCTCGGTATTCCGGAAGTGGCGGAAACCGCAGCGGTGATGGAAATGCTGTTGCTGGCGGAGGAGACCGGAGTACGGTTGCATCTGAGCCAGCTCTCCTGTGGCCGCAGTGTTGAAATGCTGGCTGAAGCCCGCCGCCGCGGCATAGCGGTAACCGCCGATGTGGCCATGCACCAGCTTGTGTTCACCGAGGAGGCCCTGGCCGGTTTCGACAGCCGCTTCCATGTTCGGCCTCCTCTGCGCGGCGAGGGTGATCGGAAGGCGTTGATAGCCGGTGTTCGGGACGGCGTGATTGATGCCATTGTCAGTCAGCATCAACCTCACGATACCGCCGCCAAGCAGGCGCCCATGGCAGCCACCGAGCCGGGACTGTCGAGCATTGAGAGTGTGCTGTCGCTGGGGCTGGAACTGGTGGAGATGAATGAGCTGGCACTGCCTGATCTGATTCGCGCGCTGACCAACGGTCCGGCTTCCGCGCTGGGCAGAACAGCCCGTCTTGCCGAGGGCGAAATCGCTGATGTCTGTGTGTTTGATCCTGATGCCTTCTGGACACCGAACTCGAAAACACTGGTTTCAGCCGGTCGCCATGCGCCGGTGACCGATCGCGAACTGCCGGGTGTCGTCCGGCTCACCCTCAGTGAAGGTCGAAAGGCCTGGCCAAAGCCGGCAATCTGA
- a CDS encoding aspartate carbamoyltransferase catalytic subunit, which produces MTANDSSPHHLQLTRDGQLRHFLTLDGLDRALLTDILDTADSFIEVGERTIKKVPLLRGRTVVNLFFESSTRTRSTFELAAKRLSADVLNLDISTSATSKGESLSDTLLNLEAMASDMFVVRHSQSGAPHFIAESVTPGVAIINAGDGRHAHPTQAMLDMLTIRQHKGRFEGLKVAIVGDVLHSRVARSQIRALNELGAEEVRVIAPGTLLPKDVESLGCTVEYDMTRGMKDLDVVIMLRLQKERMEGALLPSEREFYRLYGLNQQKLALAHPECIVMHPGPINRGVEIESAVADGPQSVILNQVTNGIAIRMAVMSMAMGGQVSERQQKLSERGQA; this is translated from the coding sequence ATGACCGCGAACGACTCTTCCCCGCACCACTTGCAGCTGACCCGGGATGGTCAGTTGCGGCATTTCCTCACTCTCGACGGTCTGGATCGGGCGCTGCTGACCGACATCCTGGACACGGCGGACTCCTTTATCGAGGTCGGTGAGCGAACCATCAAGAAAGTGCCACTGCTTCGCGGGCGAACCGTGGTAAACCTGTTTTTCGAGTCCAGCACCCGAACCCGCAGTACCTTTGAGCTGGCGGCCAAGCGCCTCTCTGCGGATGTGCTCAACCTGGATATCAGCACCTCGGCCACCTCCAAAGGCGAATCCCTGTCTGACACGCTGCTGAACCTGGAAGCCATGGCCAGCGACATGTTCGTGGTCCGGCACTCCCAGAGTGGTGCGCCGCATTTTATTGCCGAGAGCGTGACGCCCGGCGTCGCCATCATCAACGCCGGTGATGGTCGCCACGCTCACCCGACGCAGGCCATGCTGGATATGCTGACGATTCGCCAGCACAAGGGGCGTTTCGAGGGCCTCAAAGTCGCTATCGTTGGCGACGTGCTGCACTCCCGAGTGGCCCGCTCCCAGATCCGGGCTCTCAACGAGCTGGGTGCCGAGGAAGTTCGCGTCATTGCCCCGGGAACCCTGCTTCCCAAAGACGTGGAAAGCCTCGGCTGCACGGTGGAATACGACATGACCCGCGGGATGAAGGATCTGGATGTGGTCATCATGCTGCGACTGCAGAAAGAGCGGATGGAAGGCGCATTGCTGCCCAGCGAGCGCGAGTTCTACCGGCTCTACGGCCTGAACCAGCAAAAACTGGCGTTGGCCCATCCGGAATGCATCGTTATGCACCCGGGGCCGATCAACCGGGGCGTTGAAATCGAATCGGCGGTTGCCGACGGACCACAGTCGGTCATTCTGAACCAGGTGACCAACGGCATCGCCATCCGGATGGCGGTCATGTCCATGGCCATGGGTGGCCAGGTTTCAGAACGGCAGCAGAAATTGAGTGAGAGGGGCCAGGCATGA
- the pyrR gene encoding bifunctional pyr operon transcriptional regulator/uracil phosphoribosyltransferase PyrR, whose translation MTALLDIDQLLDQMETGLRQALEQRGVQSPVLIGIRTGGVWLADVLSKRLGIEEPFGELDISFYRDDFSRIGLNPRVKPSSLPFDTEGRDIILIDDVIMSGRTIRAAMNEIFDYGRPASIILATLIDLGARELPIQPDVAGKTMALESHQRVKLRGPDPLRIELQEAGQ comes from the coding sequence ATGACGGCATTGCTTGATATTGATCAGTTGCTTGACCAGATGGAAACCGGGCTGCGTCAGGCGCTCGAGCAACGGGGCGTGCAATCCCCGGTCCTGATCGGTATACGGACCGGAGGCGTCTGGCTGGCCGACGTGCTGAGCAAACGCCTTGGCATCGAAGAGCCGTTCGGCGAACTGGACATCTCCTTCTACCGCGATGATTTCAGCCGCATCGGCCTGAATCCCCGGGTGAAACCCTCGAGTCTGCCCTTCGATACCGAAGGCCGTGACATCATTCTGATTGACGATGTCATCATGAGCGGCCGGACGATCCGCGCCGCCATGAATGAGATCTTCGATTATGGCCGTCCAGCCAGTATCATACTGGCCACCCTGATTGACCTCGGTGCCCGGGAGTTGCCCATCCAGCCGGATGTGGCTGGCAAGACAATGGCGTTGGAATCCCATCAACGCGTCAAACTGCGTGGCCCCGACCCGCTCCGTATCGAGCTTCAGGAAGCCGGACAATAA
- the ruvX gene encoding Holliday junction resolvase RuvX translates to MPEPASRRVMAFDFGTRRIGVAVGQELLGSGQPVALIPARDGIPDWQQIESLLEEWRPDLVVVGLPLNMDDTENDMCARARKFGKRLHGRYHVPVEMVDERLTSFEAKGEVMAAGGSRDFGRHGVDDRAAVLILETFFQQ, encoded by the coding sequence ATGCCTGAACCGGCCAGCCGTCGCGTCATGGCGTTCGATTTTGGCACCCGCCGTATTGGCGTAGCGGTTGGTCAGGAGTTGCTTGGATCCGGCCAACCGGTGGCTCTGATTCCTGCCCGAGACGGTATCCCCGATTGGCAACAGATTGAATCCCTGCTCGAGGAGTGGCGTCCGGACCTGGTCGTGGTCGGTTTGCCCCTCAACATGGACGACACTGAAAACGATATGTGTGCCCGGGCGCGCAAATTCGGCAAGCGCCTGCATGGGCGCTACCACGTGCCGGTCGAGATGGTGGACGAGCGGCTCACCAGCTTCGAGGCCAAGGGTGAAGTGATGGCCGCCGGAGGCAGTCGTGATTTTGGTCGCCACGGAGTGGATGACCGGGCCGCGGTGCTGATCCTGGAAACCTTTTTTCAACAGTGA
- a CDS encoding YqgE/AlgH family protein: MTASKHSPHSLRHQFLVASPYLADPRFHGGVIYICEHSDDGALGLMINQPLDIHLGEILEQLDLPGGELDLPVFSGGPVQPERGFVLHPPGTSWQNTAKVTDDVLLTTSRDVLAGIGRGEGPDEYLVALGYSGWSEGQLEEELGSNAWLTCPANTDILFRTPWEERYKAVLQLIGIDLNQLSESVGHA, encoded by the coding sequence ATGACAGCATCAAAACACTCTCCCCATAGCTTGCGCCACCAGTTCCTGGTGGCATCGCCCTATCTCGCTGATCCCCGTTTCCATGGCGGCGTGATCTACATTTGCGAGCATTCTGACGACGGTGCCCTGGGGTTAATGATCAATCAGCCGCTGGACATCCACCTTGGTGAAATTCTGGAACAACTGGACCTGCCAGGCGGCGAGCTGGATCTGCCGGTATTCAGCGGTGGTCCGGTGCAGCCGGAACGCGGCTTTGTGCTGCATCCCCCAGGCACCAGCTGGCAGAACACGGCGAAGGTCACCGACGATGTTCTGCTGACCACATCCCGCGATGTATTGGCAGGCATTGGTCGTGGCGAAGGTCCCGACGAGTACCTGGTGGCATTGGGCTATTCCGGCTGGAGCGAAGGGCAGCTGGAAGAGGAACTGGGCAGCAACGCCTGGCTCACCTGTCCGGCCAACACCGACATCCTGTTCCGTACTCCCTGGGAAGAACGCTACAAGGCGGTGCTGCAGCTGATCGGCATTGATCTCAATCAGCTCAGCGAATCGGTCGGTCATGCCTGA
- a CDS encoding energy transducer TonB, which translates to MAVQVSDFDRFSFTLFMALAVHAIVVLGITFAPEPPRSSAQTMEITLSQFDDEEAPEKADFLAQTSQKGSGTEEEVREMTTPQPAEVSQPQVAQVQPEPPAQTEPQPRQEKQVVQTESSSSQKVRQPEERTRPEEEPLPVREKKSLMERSLEIASLEARFDAQQQAYARKPRVMRVTAASTLKSTNAWYVQNWVSKVTRVGNINYPTEARNAGIYGTLRMLVSLKKDGTIKEVAILQSSGSTVLDDAAIRIVRMASPFAPFPDEMRKEVDELEIIRTWSFQRRGLTSG; encoded by the coding sequence ATGGCAGTTCAGGTAAGCGACTTCGACCGGTTTTCCTTCACCCTGTTTATGGCGCTGGCGGTGCACGCCATCGTGGTGCTGGGAATCACCTTTGCGCCTGAACCGCCCCGTTCCTCTGCCCAGACCATGGAAATCACCCTGTCCCAGTTTGACGATGAGGAAGCTCCGGAGAAGGCGGATTTCCTGGCCCAGACCAGTCAGAAGGGCAGTGGTACCGAGGAAGAGGTTCGGGAAATGACCACCCCGCAGCCGGCGGAGGTGAGCCAGCCGCAGGTGGCACAGGTTCAACCCGAGCCTCCTGCGCAAACCGAGCCGCAGCCGCGTCAGGAAAAGCAGGTCGTTCAGACCGAAAGTTCTTCCAGTCAGAAGGTTCGCCAGCCTGAAGAGCGCACCAGGCCGGAAGAGGAGCCTCTGCCGGTTCGCGAGAAAAAGAGCCTGATGGAGCGCAGCCTGGAAATTGCCAGCCTTGAGGCCCGATTCGATGCCCAGCAGCAGGCCTATGCCCGCAAACCCAGGGTGATGCGGGTAACCGCCGCCTCTACGCTCAAGTCCACCAACGCCTGGTACGTTCAGAACTGGGTGAGCAAGGTAACGCGGGTGGGGAATATCAACTACCCGACCGAGGCGCGCAATGCCGGAATCTATGGCACACTGCGAATGCTGGTGTCACTCAAGAAAGACGGCACCATTAAAGAGGTGGCGATCCTGCAGTCTTCCGGCAGCACCGTCCTGGATGATGCTGCCATCCGTATAGTCAGGATGGCCTCACCTTTTGCACCATTTCCGGACGAAATGCGGAAAGAGGTGGATGAACTCGAAATCATACGTACCTGGTCCTTCCAGCGTCGGGGGCTGACATCCGGATGA
- the gshB gene encoding glutathione synthase — MTVRLGIVMDPIEDIHFKKDSSLAMLLAAQKRGWEIEYMELPDLYLDGGRAMAHTRDLTVHMDPENWYGFGPSQDRALGDLDVILMRKDPPVDREFLMATYILEAAEQQGALVVNPASTLRDCNEKLFATQFTDLTPPLLVSRSASRFREFYAEHGDVIMKPVDGMGGHSIFRIRENDFNLGVIIETLTNYGTHQAMAQKYIPEISDGDKRILLIDGEPVPYSLARIPSHGENRGNLAAGGRGEGRELTARDREICERVAPVIKEKGLIFVGLDVIGDYLTEINVTSPTCIRELDAAFGIDIGGLLMDAIAKRLGQA; from the coding sequence ATGACCGTCAGACTCGGGATCGTGATGGATCCGATTGAAGATATCCACTTCAAGAAAGACAGCTCACTGGCCATGTTGCTGGCTGCCCAGAAACGCGGTTGGGAAATCGAGTACATGGAGCTCCCCGACCTGTACCTGGACGGTGGCCGTGCCATGGCGCACACCCGTGACCTGACTGTGCACATGGATCCGGAGAACTGGTACGGCTTCGGGCCGTCCCAGGACCGGGCGCTGGGAGATCTTGATGTCATCCTCATGCGCAAGGACCCGCCGGTAGACCGGGAGTTCCTGATGGCCACCTATATACTGGAGGCGGCCGAGCAGCAGGGCGCTCTGGTGGTCAATCCGGCGTCCACGCTGCGCGACTGCAATGAGAAGCTGTTCGCCACGCAGTTTACTGACCTGACGCCGCCACTACTTGTCAGCCGTTCGGCGAGTCGCTTCCGCGAGTTCTACGCCGAACACGGCGATGTCATCATGAAGCCGGTGGACGGCATGGGCGGTCATTCGATCTTCCGTATCAGGGAAAACGATTTCAATCTCGGTGTCATCATCGAAACCCTCACCAACTATGGCACGCACCAGGCCATGGCCCAGAAATACATCCCCGAAATCAGCGATGGCGACAAGCGCATCCTGCTGATCGACGGTGAACCGGTACCCTATTCACTTGCGAGAATACCCTCCCATGGCGAGAATCGGGGCAATCTGGCCGCCGGCGGCCGGGGTGAAGGTCGTGAACTGACCGCGCGGGATCGTGAGATCTGCGAACGCGTTGCCCCGGTGATCAAAGAGAAGGGCCTCATTTTTGTGGGCCTGGATGTCATCGGTGACTACCTTACCGAAATCAATGTCACCAGCCCGACCTGTATCCGGGAACTCGATGCGGCCTTCGGGATCGATATTGGTGGCTTATTGATGGACGCGATTGCGAAGCGTTTGGGCCAGGCATAA